From Paenibacillus sp. GP183, one genomic window encodes:
- a CDS encoding sulfite exporter TauE/SafE family protein, which produces MDLILSIPAAIGLGALHSLEPGHGKGVISAYLIATRGKTRDAVLLGLVSSITHTFSIVILSVAATSAIKLLAPDSLTRWLELLSGVLITIIGARILYRHVRPRMVSIGKLSANHDAIHEHHHHEHHHHHHHHQEKPSSLAGIVTVGLLTGLIPCPSAMAIFLASLTADQISLGLVLVSAFSLGSAVTMSMIGILIVHAGKTVKMMDRIGFVRSLNLLSSLLILGLGVAVTFQALLPLHA; this is translated from the coding sequence ATGGATCTTATATTGTCTATTCCCGCGGCTATCGGACTCGGCGCTCTTCACTCGCTGGAGCCCGGTCACGGCAAAGGAGTGATTTCCGCGTATTTGATTGCAACGCGCGGGAAAACAAGAGATGCCGTACTGCTTGGCTTAGTCTCTTCCATCACCCATACGTTTTCGATCGTCATCTTGTCCGTGGCCGCAACTTCTGCAATCAAGCTGCTCGCACCCGATAGCTTGACTCGCTGGCTGGAGTTGTTATCCGGGGTTTTGATTACAATCATCGGAGCGCGAATCTTGTATCGCCATGTTAGACCCCGCATGGTTTCCATAGGAAAGCTATCGGCGAACCATGACGCCATCCATGAGCATCACCACCACGAACATCATCACCATCATCACCACCATCAGGAGAAGCCGTCCTCGCTAGCCGGAATTGTAACAGTAGGCTTGTTAACCGGGTTGATTCCATGCCCCAGCGCGATGGCGATATTCCTCGCTTCGCTAACAGCAGACCAAATTTCGCTCGGTCTCGTGCTGGTCTCCGCCTTCTCGCTCGGAAGTGCTGTCACAATGTCGATGATCGGCATTCTTATCGTTCACGCCGGAAAAACAGTCAAAATGATGGACCGCATTGGATTTGTACGTTCTTTAAACTTGCTCTCCTCATTGCTGATTCTTGGTCTTGGTGTTGCAGTGACTTTTCAAGCGCTGCTTCCTCTCCACGCTTGA
- a CDS encoding zinc ABC transporter substrate-binding protein yields the protein MNNKSLNKIPLKASCIALSFLFLLSACGGSASPNSASSSAQTVSTAKIKITAAENFYGEAAKAVGGDRVEVTSVLNNPSVDPHDYEPTPDVARTVSNSKIIVLNGVGYDEWMEKLVNADPASKSKSVIKVADDVMGKKAGDNPHVWYDPETMPKLANKIADELTKLDPSGDQNFHKNAQAYITSLDSIKAKIQKLKQSGAKIAVSETIFDYMAAAMNLTINNTKFGKAINDGNDPSPADIAQMQEDIKSKAVKLFVYDIQNTSPTVDNIVKMAKSSGVPIVEVTETEPEGKNYVKWMTDILDNIGKALGIQ from the coding sequence ATGAATAACAAGTCGTTGAACAAAATCCCGCTTAAAGCAAGCTGCATCGCCCTATCCTTCTTATTTCTGCTATCGGCTTGCGGGGGATCTGCGTCACCTAACTCGGCTTCATCCTCTGCTCAAACTGTATCCACCGCAAAGATAAAAATCACCGCAGCGGAAAATTTTTATGGAGAAGCAGCCAAAGCTGTCGGCGGTGACCGTGTAGAAGTCACCTCAGTTCTTAACAATCCAAGTGTTGATCCGCATGATTATGAACCCACTCCGGATGTGGCAAGAACCGTTAGTAATTCCAAAATAATTGTGTTGAACGGCGTCGGGTATGATGAGTGGATGGAGAAGCTTGTAAATGCTGACCCTGCCTCAAAATCGAAGTCAGTCATCAAAGTAGCTGATGATGTAATGGGAAAAAAAGCAGGGGATAATCCACATGTCTGGTATGACCCCGAAACCATGCCCAAATTGGCTAATAAAATTGCTGATGAACTGACGAAGCTGGATCCAAGCGGGGATCAAAATTTTCATAAAAATGCGCAAGCGTATATAACTTCCCTGGATTCGATCAAAGCTAAGATTCAGAAGCTAAAACAATCCGGCGCCAAAATTGCTGTATCGGAAACCATCTTTGATTACATGGCTGCCGCGATGAATCTAACCATCAATAACACAAAATTCGGTAAAGCGATTAATGACGGTAATGACCCTTCACCTGCGGATATCGCTCAAATGCAAGAAGACATTAAAAGCAAAGCCGTGAAGTTATTCGTATATGATATTCAAAATACAAGTCCCACGGTCGATAATATCGTAAAAATGGCGAAATCATCTGGTGTTCCTATTGTAGAAGTAACGGAGACAGAACCAGAAGGAAAAAACTATGTAAAATGGATGACAGATATTTTAGATAATATCGGTAAGGCGTTAGGTATTCAATAA
- a CDS encoding metal ABC transporter permease, with amino-acid sequence MFHYAFMYHAFLAGTIIAIMCGVIGVFVIARSSSFLAHTFSHIGFSGSAFAVYMGFNPLNGFLLFTVASSIVIGQMGVKVFRRDVSISVVLSIFLGLGLLFLSLSSKQANSMSALLFGNILGISLDAVWQILYLSAGVLVVLAVGYKMLTFDSFDPIGAQAAGLPLQFISIGFLVVLAVATAEASQVVGALMVFTLMTIPAAAARNFTHSLGRMIFYSILIALIGMWLGLTLGYYTNLPISFLISGIEGAIYFLSLGWCFVLAGTKPTETVSRVQAQSFLNKSSL; translated from the coding sequence ATGTTTCATTATGCTTTTATGTATCATGCTTTTTTAGCGGGGACGATCATTGCAATTATGTGTGGGGTCATAGGCGTCTTTGTCATTGCAAGAAGCAGCTCTTTTCTTGCCCATACCTTTTCTCATATCGGATTTTCTGGCTCAGCTTTTGCTGTGTATATGGGCTTCAACCCGTTAAATGGATTTCTTCTCTTTACCGTAGCAAGCAGTATTGTGATCGGTCAAATGGGAGTGAAGGTGTTTAGAAGAGATGTCTCTATAAGTGTAGTTTTAAGTATATTTCTCGGCCTCGGGCTTCTGTTTTTGTCCCTCTCGTCAAAGCAGGCTAATTCAATGTCTGCTCTGCTGTTTGGCAATATCCTTGGAATCAGCTTAGACGCGGTCTGGCAAATTTTATACTTGTCTGCCGGGGTCCTGGTTGTGTTGGCTGTCGGTTATAAAATGCTGACGTTTGATTCGTTCGATCCCATCGGCGCACAAGCAGCAGGATTGCCGCTTCAATTCATCTCTATCGGGTTTTTAGTTGTGCTGGCTGTTGCCACAGCAGAAGCCTCTCAAGTAGTAGGGGCTCTTATGGTATTTACGCTGATGACAATTCCTGCAGCGGCTGCTCGTAATTTTACTCATTCGTTGGGACGCATGATTTTTTATTCGATCTTGATTGCCCTTATCGGGATGTGGCTGGGATTAACGCTTGGTTACTATACCAACCTTCCGATCAGTTTTTTGATCTCGGGAATTGAGGGAGCGATTTATTTTTTATCACTAGGTTGGTGCTTTGTTCTTGCAGGAACGAAACCGACAGAAACAGTTTCCAGGGTGCAAGCCCAATCATTTTTGAACAAATCAAGTTTATAA
- a CDS encoding ATP-dependent Clp protease proteolytic subunit, which produces MSDRTLYLFDSIDKTTVKAVVESIVKLNKIDDDIDRREKEYKRIPIDLIINSNGGNVYDGLGLINVIVNSRTPVYTHVHGLAASMGLLIAVSGHKRFAGKLSTFMYHSVSNHIGGHLEHLKTRLDEVQRLQGIYDQHLLSKTKLRIDDLKSVQEHQRDWFIDPEEALNLGIIDEII; this is translated from the coding sequence ATGAGCGATAGAACGTTATATTTATTTGATTCGATTGATAAAACAACAGTAAAAGCCGTTGTTGAAAGTATTGTAAAACTCAACAAAATCGACGATGACATCGATAGAAGAGAGAAAGAATATAAGCGAATACCGATTGACCTTATTATTAACAGCAATGGCGGCAATGTGTACGACGGGCTTGGACTGATTAATGTGATCGTAAATAGCAGGACACCTGTTTATACACATGTGCATGGTCTTGCAGCGAGCATGGGTTTACTTATCGCGGTTAGCGGTCATAAGAGGTTCGCAGGCAAATTGAGTACGTTTATGTATCATTCTGTCTCCAATCATATCGGCGGCCACCTGGAACACTTGAAGACTCGGCTGGATGAAGTGCAAAGATTGCAAGGGATCTACGATCAGCATTTATTATCCAAAACTAAACTCCGAATAGATGATCTAAAAAGCGTTCAGGAACATCAGCGCGATTGGTTCATAGATCCGGAGGAAGCATTAAATCTGGGAATTATTGATGAGATTATTTAG
- a CDS encoding GNAT family N-acetyltransferase, translated as MNSQIEIKQVETMENQTLSFLSDLLIKVVNDGASIGFLPPLQQDAAVDYWKEVINPGVILWSAVCDGIIAGTIQLHLVLKQNGSHRAEVAKLMVDPAYRRKGIAQMLMQTAEEFARSEGRSLLVLDTRTGDPSNILYKSRGYIEVGQIPNYALSVNGQMDGTTIYYKQLF; from the coding sequence ATGAATAGTCAAATTGAAATCAAACAGGTTGAAACCATGGAGAATCAAACCTTATCGTTCTTATCTGATCTTTTAATTAAAGTTGTAAATGATGGCGCATCAATTGGCTTTTTGCCGCCATTACAGCAGGACGCAGCCGTTGATTATTGGAAAGAAGTGATCAACCCCGGAGTCATTTTATGGTCAGCGGTTTGTGATGGAATCATAGCTGGAACCATTCAATTGCATTTGGTTTTAAAGCAAAATGGGTCCCATCGCGCAGAAGTAGCCAAATTAATGGTAGACCCCGCCTATCGAAGAAAAGGGATTGCACAGATGTTAATGCAAACTGCGGAGGAATTTGCAAGATCAGAGGGGCGAAGCTTGTTAGTTCTGGACACCAGAACCGGGGATCCTTCGAATATTTTATATAAATCACGAGGATACATAGAAGTCGGGCAAATCCCGAATTATGCACTTTCCGTGAATGGACAAATGGATGGGACCACTATTTATTACAAGCAGTTATTTTGA
- a CDS encoding disulfide oxidoreductase, translating to MKLLSFCRTYSLYLAWVVSLVAVSGSLFLSDYMGFEPCKLCWFQRIFMYPQAILLAIACYKNDRRQIPYLLPLSVIGGSISLYHYAEQKIPGLAKLLPCTSGVPCNQDYINWLGFITIPFLALIAFILIIVLLWIGRSESSMDVEVEEGD from the coding sequence ATGAAATTGCTTTCCTTTTGCAGAACGTACAGCCTGTATCTGGCTTGGGTCGTTTCACTTGTTGCCGTGTCAGGCAGCTTGTTTCTCAGTGACTATATGGGCTTTGAGCCATGTAAGCTGTGTTGGTTTCAGCGAATTTTTATGTATCCGCAGGCCATTCTGCTGGCAATTGCGTGCTACAAAAACGACCGTAGACAGATTCCTTACCTGCTTCCGCTTAGCGTCATCGGCGGCTCAATATCCCTGTACCATTATGCGGAGCAAAAGATTCCAGGTCTCGCCAAGCTGCTTCCTTGCACCTCCGGGGTGCCTTGTAATCAGGACTATATCAATTGGCTTGGTTTTATCACGATTCCGTTCCTGGCGCTTATTGCCTTTATTTTGATTATTGTTCTGCTCTGGATAGGTCGATCCGAATCAAGTATGGATGTAGAAGTTGAAGAAGGAGATTGA
- a CDS encoding thioredoxin domain-containing protein, whose protein sequence is MKTNAKKATRREQRIQQAKHQTRMRRLIWITAAAVIIIIAVIAIAQNKPKPLDIAYDKLPVLGNINAPVKIVELGDYKCPTCQFFSQQVEPQLKKDFIDTGKASFYFMNFTIIGPDSNTAALAAQAVFHQNNDEFWKFYDAVYKNQGNEKIQWATPQFLTDLAKKEGIKVDYDKLLKDINAKTYQSEVDEHNAFAAKNQLNSTPTLFINGQKYTGSLDYNAIKSAIEQAQKGS, encoded by the coding sequence TTGAAAACCAACGCCAAAAAAGCAACTCGCAGAGAGCAGCGCATTCAGCAAGCCAAGCATCAAACTCGCATGAGGAGGTTAATTTGGATAACCGCAGCAGCCGTGATTATCATCATTGCTGTCATTGCAATAGCGCAAAATAAGCCGAAACCGTTAGATATCGCATATGACAAGCTTCCGGTTTTGGGAAATATCAACGCACCGGTGAAAATTGTTGAGCTTGGGGACTATAAATGCCCTACCTGCCAGTTTTTCAGTCAGCAAGTCGAGCCTCAATTGAAGAAGGATTTTATCGATACCGGCAAAGCGTCCTTTTACTTTATGAATTTTACGATTATTGGTCCTGATTCCAATACGGCCGCTTTAGCTGCTCAAGCTGTGTTCCATCAGAACAACGATGAGTTTTGGAAATTTTACGATGCAGTCTATAAAAATCAAGGGAATGAAAAGATTCAATGGGCTACACCTCAGTTCCTGACGGATCTCGCCAAAAAAGAAGGAATCAAGGTCGATTATGATAAGCTGCTGAAGGACATCAACGCCAAGACATATCAAAGCGAAGTCGACGAGCATAACGCTTTCGCGGCCAAAAATCAGCTCAACAGCACACCGACCCTTTTCATCAACGGCCAAAAATATACGGGATCCCTCGACTATAATGCAATCAAGTCAGCGATTGAACAAGCGCAAAAGGGGAGTTAA
- the glgA gene encoding glycogen synthase GlgA, protein MNILFAASEAAPFAKTGGLADVIGSLPKELKRQGIDVRVILPKYEDIPQIYKEGMHTIDSFEVTLGWRKQYFGIQTLEYDGITFYFADSEYYFKRSGFYGYDDDAERFAFFCRGVIEALPYLDFHPDVIHCHDWQTAMIPVLLKAHYSHFPFYENMKTMLTIHNLKYQGIFGRQTLQDLFGLTDDYFTGTALELHGGASFLKGGLNFADRITTVSQTYAEEIQTPYFGENLDSLLRHRCGSLSGIVNGIDYESFDPMNDSQLVVNYKDSLSKKQQNKLALQERLGLPVDETIPMIALVTRLVQQKGLDLIQHVLPELLSIRAQWVILGTGEYRYEQLLRDTAHAQPDKVAALITFDDGLARQIYASSDFFLMPSQFEPCGIGQLIALRYKSIPIVRETGGLKDTVQPFNEFTGEGTGFSFSNYNAHDLLYTVRRAIGFYEHDRGSWLRLHQNVRKSDFSWKKSAQQYISLYEEMTH, encoded by the coding sequence ATGAACATCCTGTTTGCAGCTTCCGAAGCGGCACCTTTTGCTAAAACGGGCGGTTTGGCCGATGTGATTGGCTCTCTGCCCAAAGAGCTTAAGCGTCAGGGGATCGATGTCCGTGTCATTCTCCCCAAGTATGAGGATATTCCCCAGATTTATAAAGAAGGTATGCACACGATAGACTCGTTTGAAGTAACCCTGGGCTGGAGAAAGCAATATTTCGGCATCCAAACCTTGGAGTATGATGGAATTACCTTTTATTTTGCCGACAGCGAGTATTATTTCAAGCGCAGCGGTTTTTACGGATATGATGATGATGCGGAACGCTTTGCCTTCTTTTGCCGGGGTGTCATTGAAGCTTTGCCTTATTTGGACTTTCACCCTGACGTGATTCATTGCCATGATTGGCAGACGGCCATGATTCCTGTCCTGCTCAAGGCTCACTACAGCCATTTCCCGTTTTATGAAAATATGAAGACCATGCTGACGATTCATAATCTGAAATATCAAGGTATTTTCGGACGCCAGACGCTGCAGGATTTATTTGGCCTCACCGATGATTATTTTACGGGAACAGCTTTGGAGCTGCATGGCGGGGCCAGCTTTCTTAAGGGTGGATTGAACTTTGCGGATCGCATCACCACTGTAAGCCAAACGTATGCAGAAGAAATTCAGACTCCTTATTTTGGCGAAAATTTGGACAGCCTGCTTCGTCATAGATGCGGCAGTTTGAGCGGGATTGTCAATGGGATTGACTATGAATCCTTTGATCCGATGAATGATTCCCAGCTGGTCGTTAACTATAAGGATTCCTTGTCCAAAAAGCAGCAAAATAAGCTCGCCTTGCAAGAACGGCTCGGCCTTCCAGTAGATGAGACTATTCCCATGATAGCCTTGGTGACACGATTGGTTCAGCAGAAGGGACTCGATCTGATTCAGCACGTTTTGCCTGAGCTGCTCTCTATTAGAGCCCAATGGGTCATTCTGGGAACTGGCGAGTACCGATATGAACAGCTGCTTCGCGATACAGCGCATGCCCAGCCGGATAAAGTTGCCGCACTCATCACATTCGATGACGGACTTGCCCGACAAATTTACGCTTCGTCGGATTTCTTCCTTATGCCTTCCCAATTTGAGCCTTGCGGGATTGGACAATTGATCGCGCTGCGCTACAAATCGATCCCGATCGTGAGAGAAACCGGGGGCTTGAAAGATACGGTTCAACCTTTCAATGAATTTACAGGCGAAGGGACAGGCTTTAGCTTCAGCAATTACAATGCACATGACCTGCTGTATACCGTTCGCCGTGCGATTGGCTTCTACGAGCATGATCGCGGTTCCTGGCTCCGGCTGCATCAGAATGTCAGAAAGAGCGACTTCAGCTGGAAGAAGTCCGCTCAACAGTACATCTCTTTGTATGAAGAGATGACACATTAG
- the glgD gene encoding glucose-1-phosphate adenylyltransferase subunit GlgD: MKNVMGVINLVNEPDDLEELTYFRNLASVPFGGRYRLIDFVLSSMVNSGIDNVAVFTQHKYRSLMDHLGSGKQWDLDRKRGGLFVLPSVLDEPTGISRGDLFQFYSHRDYFYRGKEEFVMITRSHMVCNVDYRDAVRYHQDMQADITVLYKQIDEDVAAKFRRLAVKDDGRVTVMEDHTGRLRTNNISMEMFIMSKALLLDMVESCLAQGYDHLVRDGIMKNIDKLSVYGYKFEGHLGIVNSVQGYYKHSMELLNPNIWRELFFQKNLIYTKVKDEPPARYLETAAAKNALIANGCIIEGKVENSILFRGVKIGKGAYVKNSIILQNCEIEENVIIENAILDKDVFISRGRVLTGDQKTPFIAAKTKVI; this comes from the coding sequence ATGAAGAATGTGATGGGTGTCATTAATCTTGTGAATGAACCGGATGATTTGGAAGAGTTGACCTATTTCCGCAATCTGGCCTCGGTTCCTTTTGGCGGACGCTATCGTCTGATTGATTTTGTTTTGTCGAGTATGGTAAACTCCGGAATTGACAATGTGGCGGTCTTTACTCAGCATAAATATCGTTCCTTAATGGATCATCTGGGGTCCGGGAAACAGTGGGATCTCGACCGCAAGAGAGGCGGGCTGTTCGTATTGCCTTCCGTTTTGGATGAGCCGACTGGCATTTCCAGAGGCGACCTGTTTCAATTTTACAGCCATCGCGATTACTTTTATCGCGGTAAGGAAGAGTTTGTTATGATTACGCGCAGCCATATGGTTTGCAATGTGGATTACAGGGATGCCGTCCGTTATCACCAGGATATGCAAGCGGACATTACAGTTCTATACAAGCAAATTGATGAAGATGTAGCAGCCAAATTCCGCAGGCTTGCCGTAAAGGATGACGGAAGAGTTACGGTCATGGAGGATCACACGGGCAGGCTGCGTACGAATAACATTTCCATGGAAATGTTCATCATGAGCAAAGCGCTGTTGCTGGATATGGTGGAATCCTGCCTGGCACAGGGCTACGATCATTTGGTGCGGGACGGCATTATGAAAAACATCGACAAGCTCAGCGTATATGGTTACAAATTCGAAGGCCATCTGGGGATTGTCAATTCCGTTCAAGGCTATTATAAGCACAGCATGGAGCTTTTGAATCCAAATATATGGAGAGAGCTGTTTTTCCAGAAGAATCTCATCTATACCAAGGTCAAGGATGAGCCGCCTGCCCGCTATCTGGAAACTGCAGCCGCGAAAAACGCTCTGATTGCCAACGGTTGTATCATAGAGGGCAAGGTAGAGAACAGCATTCTATTCCGCGGTGTTAAAATTGGCAAAGGCGCCTATGTCAAAAACAGCATCATCCTGCAAAACTGTGAAATCGAAGAAAATGTAATCATTGAAAATGCCATTCTCGATAAGGATGTCTTTATCAGCCGCGGCCGAGTCCTTACCGGTGATCAAAAAACACCGTTCATTGCAGCCAAAACCAAGGTCATCTAA
- a CDS encoding glucose-1-phosphate adenylyltransferase — MRSKECVAMLLAGGEGKRLGVLTSNLAKPAVHFGGKYRIIDFTLSNCTNSGIDTVGVLTQYQPLVLNSYIGIGSSWDLDRKYGGVTVLPPFMEQKGGDWYKGTANAIYRNIGFIENYDPEYVLVISGDHIYKMDYDKMLNFHKEKKADATIAVIEVKWEETHRFGILTVDDKQEIEEFNEKPKDAKSNLASMGVYIFSWKALKEYLIRDEENPDSSKDFGKDVIPLMLQDQARLFAYPFEGYWKDVGTIESLWEANMDLLDENNGLNLNDKQWRVYSVNPYQPAQYIAPNAIVKSSLVNEGCAVFGEVEHSVLFYGVHIGEGTVIKDSVIMPNAKIGNHVTIVKSIIGENTVVEDGATVGGNGEIVLIGSNERVKATTNQKG; from the coding sequence ATGCGAAGTAAAGAATGCGTGGCCATGCTCCTTGCGGGAGGAGAAGGAAAGAGATTAGGGGTGCTTACCAGTAATTTAGCCAAGCCGGCTGTTCATTTTGGGGGCAAATACCGAATTATTGATTTCACGCTCAGCAATTGCACAAACTCGGGAATTGATACAGTTGGGGTACTGACGCAGTACCAGCCTTTGGTGCTTAATTCTTATATTGGTATCGGGAGCTCATGGGATTTGGATCGAAAATACGGCGGAGTTACCGTACTTCCCCCGTTCATGGAGCAAAAAGGCGGCGATTGGTACAAAGGCACAGCGAATGCCATCTATCGCAATATCGGCTTTATCGAAAATTACGATCCCGAATATGTGTTAGTCATTTCAGGTGATCATATTTATAAAATGGATTACGATAAAATGTTAAATTTTCATAAGGAAAAGAAGGCGGATGCAACCATCGCCGTTATTGAAGTAAAATGGGAAGAAACCCATCGATTTGGTATTTTGACTGTGGATGACAAGCAAGAGATAGAGGAATTCAACGAAAAGCCGAAAGATGCCAAGAGCAATTTAGCGTCCATGGGCGTTTATATTTTCAGCTGGAAAGCATTGAAGGAATATTTGATCCGGGATGAAGAAAACCCTGATTCCAGCAAGGATTTTGGCAAGGACGTCATTCCTCTGATGCTGCAGGATCAAGCAAGATTGTTTGCCTATCCTTTCGAAGGGTACTGGAAAGATGTCGGGACCATCGAGAGCCTGTGGGAAGCCAATATGGATCTTCTCGATGAGAATAACGGGCTTAACCTCAACGATAAACAATGGCGCGTCTATTCCGTTAATCCGTATCAGCCGGCACAATATATTGCTCCCAACGCTATAGTGAAAAGCTCTCTGGTCAATGAGGGCTGCGCAGTTTTCGGTGAAGTCGAGCATTCGGTCCTGTTCTATGGTGTACACATTGGGGAAGGAACAGTCATCAAGGATTCTGTTATTATGCCTAATGCCAAGATCGGGAATCATGTAACGATCGTGAAATCGATCATCGGGGAAAACACGGTTGTAGAGGATGGAGCCACTGTTGGCGGCAATGGAGAAATCGTATTGATCGGCAGCAATGAGAGGGTTAAAGCAACTACAAATCAGAAGGGATGA
- the glgB gene encoding 1,4-alpha-glucan branching protein GlgB, with protein sequence MKVTSIVPSPDDLYLLHEGSLYQSYKLLGAHLSKDTKQPGVRFTVWAPNASAVRVVGDFNGWSGSEHNMAPLSTLGVWMLFVPEAKEYDHYKYEIHSRDGRVLTKADPYAFYSELRPGTASRIYDLDGYEWKDTKWQKQKEKTSVYHSPLSIYEVHLGTWKKEERFSDVLYPYRQLADELVDYVADLGYTHIELMPLAEHPFDRSWGYQATGYYSVTSRHGSPKDFMYFVDRCHQRGIGVIMDWVPGHFCKDDHGLRQFDGDPLYEYEDPLKAEKPEWGTLTFDFGRPEVISFLISNAVFWMDVYHIDGIRVDAVASMLLLNFGRSGEAPKLTNQFGGDDNPEAVALIRKLNQVIFSKFPNALMMAEDSTNWPLVTAPVHEGGLGFNYKWNMGWMNDMLRYMKLDPIDRRWHHNLITFSFMYTFNENFVLPLSHDEVVHGKRSMLHKMPGDYWQKFANLRAFYGYMTGHPGKKLLFMGGEFGQFDEWKDLEMLDWFLVEEYEMHRKMFNYVNALNQFYRSEPALWEFDHDPQGFEWINPHDESQSVVTFMRKGKLPKDDLILVCNFTPVYHPDYRIGVPRPGSYQEVFNSDLEAYGGSGKANIDKLTSVNEQWQQFPYSLDIQVPPLAAIYLKCETRPTKKGERKNAK encoded by the coding sequence ATGAAGGTGACGAGTATAGTTCCCAGCCCCGATGATTTGTACTTGCTTCATGAAGGATCCCTTTACCAAAGCTATAAACTTCTGGGCGCCCATCTCAGCAAGGATACAAAACAACCTGGGGTACGATTTACTGTGTGGGCGCCTAACGCAAGTGCTGTTAGGGTCGTTGGTGATTTTAACGGCTGGTCGGGCAGCGAGCATAACATGGCTCCATTAAGCACACTCGGTGTCTGGATGCTGTTCGTTCCCGAGGCCAAGGAATATGATCATTATAAATATGAAATTCACTCTCGAGACGGGCGGGTATTGACCAAAGCAGACCCTTATGCTTTTTATTCCGAGCTCAGGCCGGGCACAGCTTCAAGAATATATGATCTGGACGGCTATGAATGGAAGGATACAAAGTGGCAGAAGCAAAAAGAGAAAACATCCGTTTACCATAGCCCTCTTTCCATCTATGAAGTTCATTTGGGCACATGGAAAAAAGAGGAGCGGTTCAGTGATGTCCTGTATCCTTACAGGCAGCTCGCCGACGAGTTGGTTGATTATGTAGCAGATTTGGGCTACACCCACATTGAGCTGATGCCGCTTGCCGAGCATCCCTTTGACCGCTCTTGGGGATATCAAGCTACAGGCTACTACTCCGTAACCAGCAGGCACGGCTCACCCAAGGATTTCATGTATTTCGTGGACCGCTGCCATCAAAGAGGAATCGGCGTCATCATGGATTGGGTGCCGGGTCACTTTTGCAAAGACGATCACGGGCTGCGTCAATTTGACGGTGACCCGCTCTATGAATATGAGGATCCGTTGAAAGCAGAAAAGCCTGAATGGGGGACCTTGACATTTGATTTTGGCAGGCCGGAAGTGATCAGCTTTTTAATCTCGAACGCAGTCTTTTGGATGGATGTTTATCATATCGATGGTATAAGAGTGGATGCGGTTGCCAGCATGCTTTTGCTTAACTTCGGAAGATCCGGCGAAGCGCCGAAACTGACCAATCAATTCGGCGGTGATGACAATCCGGAGGCGGTTGCGCTGATTCGCAAGCTGAATCAAGTGATTTTCTCGAAATTCCCGAATGCCCTTATGATGGCGGAAGACTCTACCAATTGGCCTCTCGTTACAGCGCCTGTTCATGAAGGCGGACTTGGCTTTAATTACAAGTGGAATATGGGCTGGATGAACGATATGCTTCGCTATATGAAGCTCGATCCGATCGATCGAAGATGGCATCATAATCTGATCACCTTCTCTTTTATGTATACCTTCAATGAAAATTTCGTACTTCCTTTGTCGCATGATGAAGTCGTACACGGCAAGCGCTCCATGCTTCACAAAATGCCGGGCGACTATTGGCAAAAGTTCGCAAACCTGCGAGCCTTCTACGGATACATGACCGGCCACCCCGGGAAAAAGCTGCTTTTTATGGGCGGGGAATTCGGCCAGTTCGATGAGTGGAAGGATCTTGAGATGCTGGATTGGTTTTTGGTGGAAGAGTATGAGATGCACCGCAAGATGTTCAATTATGTGAACGCTTTGAATCAGTTTTACCGGAGTGAACCCGCGCTATGGGAATTCGATCATGATCCCCAAGGCTTTGAGTGGATTAATCCTCACGATGAGAGCCAAAGCGTGGTTACCTTTATGAGAAAAGGAAAATTACCGAAAGACGATCTCATTCTCGTATGTAATTTCACACCGGTTTATCATCCCGATTATCGCATTGGGGTACCCCGGCCGGGAAGCTATCAAGAAGTGTTCAACAGCGATTTGGAAGCCTATGGAGGATCTGGAAAGGCCAATATAGATAAGCTGACCAGTGTGAATGAGCAGTGGCAGCAATTTCCGTACAGTCTGGACATCCAGGTCCCGCCGCTTGCCGCAATCTATCTTAAATGTGAGACCAGGCCAACCAAGAAGGGGGAACGGAAAAATGCGAAGTAA